The region TCGAACTCATAAGCGGCTGATGGATATTCTCGATCCGACACCGCAGACGGTGGACGCGCTGATGAAGCTCGATCTGCCGGCGGGCGTGGATGTCGAGATCAAAGCTTTCGGCAAGGACCACAAATAGATTCGTCCCTAGTCCGTAGTCAGTAGTCCGTAGCGCTTTAGCTACGGACTACGGACTACTGACTACGGACCTCGGATGATTGAATTATGGTCAACGGAATAATCGGTAAGAAGCTGGGGATGACGCAGTTGTTTTCGGAAGACGGCTCGGTGACGCCAGTGACGGTTATCAAAGCCGGTCCATGCATAGTAGTTCAGAAGAAGACCGTCAACACCGACGGCTACGATGCAGTGCAGCTTGGACTGGTCGAAGAGAAGCCGCCCCGCCGCATAAACAAACCGACCGAAGGTCACTTCAAGCGCGCCGGCGTGCCTCCTACTCGAGTGCTGCGTGAAGTGCGCGTCGAGGCGAGCGATGACGCCACCAGCGTCGGCGACAAGATCCTGGTCGACATCTTCAATGCGAACGATGTCGTTGAAGTGGTTGGCAAGTCGAAGGGAAAAGGGTTTGCCGGTGTCGTCAAGAGGCACGGATTCGCAGGCGGCGTCGCCACTCACGGCTCGATGTTTCACCGCGCGCCGGGCGGCATCGGAGCTTCGGCCTATCCCTCTCGTGTCATCAAGGGCACAAAGATGCCGGGTCACATGGGTGACGCTCGTATCACGGTCAAGAACCTTCGCGTGGCCAAGGTTGATACCGAGAATAATCTTTTGATGATTCGCGGCGCCGTTCCCGGGCCGAACGGATCGTACGTGCTGATCAAGAAGGCGCAATTGTGAGAGTGATGCGTAATCCGTGATGCGTGAGAAAAAACAAAAGGTCACGCATTACGAATCATGCATCACGATGGGGAGCGATATGCCTGTTGTGAAGGTAAAAAACCTGAAGAGCGAAGAGGTCGGCGAGGTCGAGTTGTCCGACGAAGTGTTCGGCGCGCCGCTCAACAAGGCGCTGATTTATTCGGCGGTGAAATGCTACATGGCGAATCAGCGCGCCGGAACGTCGGCGACGAAGACTCGCGGCGACGTCAGAGGCTCCGGCAAGAAACTCTGGAAACAGAAGGGCACCGGCCGCGCGCGAGTAGCCAGCTTGCGGAGTCCGCTTTGGAAAGGCGGCGGGAACGTGCATGGACCTCAGCCGCGCGATTGGTCCTATAGCATCCCGAAGAAGATGCGCCGGGGCGCGATACGCTCAGTGCTTTCGGAGCGTTTGCGCGAGGGCGGGCTGGTTATTGTCGACAACTTCGAGCTCGAGTCGCACAAGACCAAAGACCTTACGGCGACGCTTGAGACGCTGGGGTTGAACAAGCGAACTCTGGTCGTCGATTCGCTCAGCAACGGGAAGCTGGTGCTGTCGTCGCGCAATCTGCGGGAGATCACACTGGTCGCGGCCAGCAACGTGAACATCTATGACCTTCTCACCCACGAGCATGTCGCGCTGACCCGCGAGGCGGCAACCCAGCTAGAGAAGCAGTTGGGCAATCGGTAGGAGACGCTGATGAAAAGTATTTGGGATGTCATCAAAGGGCCGGTCATAACCGAGAAGGCGCTCACGATGAAAGATGAGCCTGAGTCGATGGGGCGCACGGGTAATGCCCGCCAGATGCTCACGCTCAAGGTGCATCGCAATGCGACCAAGCCCGAGATCAAGCGCGCCGTCGAGAAAATACTCGGGGTGAAAGTTGACCACGTGCGGGTAGCCAACTATCACGGCAAGATGAAACGCATACCGACGCGCCGCGAGATGGGCCGCCGTTCGGATTGGAAGAAGGCTTTTGTGACGCTCAAGGCCGGCGAGAAGCCGATCATGTATGAAGACGCAATCTAGAGAATTGTCGATTGCCGATTGCCGAATGCCGATTGAGTCAAGCGCGTTGGCCGGCAAATCGGCAATCTGAAATTGGCAATTGGCAATGAGGTAAGTGATGGGAATCAAGAAGCTCAGACCAACATCGGCAGCTACGCGGTTTCAGACGTACCTCACCCGCGATGAGATAACGACTGACAAGCCGTACGAGCCGCTGCTCGAGCCGAAGAAACGCATATCCGGCCGCAACAACGACGGGCACATAACGGTGCGGCGTCGAGGGGGCGGGGCTAAGCGGCTCTACCGGATCATAGATTTCAAGCGCGACAAGAAGGGCATACCCGCGAAGGTCGCCACTATCGAGTACGATCCGAATCGCTCGGCGCTCATCGCGCTGCTCAACTATCTTGACGGCGAGAAGCGATACATCATCGCGCCGGTTGGCTTGAAAGTCGGGCAGACAATTGTGTCGGGACCGGAAGCGGACATCATTTCCGGCAACGCGCTTCCTCTGAAGGCCATCCCGCTGGGCACGACGATTCACAACGTCGAGCTGCGGCCGGGCAAAGGCGCGCAGATGGTTAGAGCGGCAGGCGGCGCGGCGCAGCTTGTTGCCAAGGAAGGCGATTGGGCTCAACTGCGATTGCCGAGCGGCGAAATACGCAGGGTGCACATCGACTGCTACGCGACGATCGGGCAGATCGGCAACATCGAACACAGCAATGTCTCGTTGGGCAAGGCTGGGCGCAACCGGTGGCTGGGCCGAAGGCCAAAGGTGCGTGGCGTGGCGATGAACCCTGTGGACCATCCGCACGGCGGAGGTGAGGGAAAGACTTCAGGAGGCCGCAACCCGGTTACGCCCTGGGGGCAGCCTACTCGCGGGTACAAGACCCGGAACAACAAGCGCACCGACAAGTTCATCGTGCGCAGAGGGAAGAAATAAGTCCTAGTTGACCTATAGGACCTATAACATCGGAAAGTTATGGCAAGATCGATTAAAAAAGGGCCGTTCCTCGACGAACACTTGATGAAGACGATCACGCGGATGAACCAGACGAACGAGAAGCGGGTCCAAAAGACCTGGTCTCGTCGTTCGACAATCGTGCCTGAGATGGTCGGCCACACGATCGCCGTGCACAACGGGAAGAAATTCATTCCGGTCTACATTCAGGAGAACATGGTCGGCCACAAGCTCGGTGAGTTCGCGCCCACGCGGCAGTTCAAGGGCCACCCTGAGAAATCTGACAAGACCGTGAAGAAGGCGCCGGGAGGCAAGTAAGCGATGAAGGCACGCGCAGTCGCAAAATACATCAAAGGCTCGCCGCAAAAGGCGAGGCTGGTCATCGATCTGATTCGCGGGCGCGGCGTCAACGAAGCGCTGGCAATGCTGAAGACGTCGAACAAGCGCGCGGCGAAGCCGATAGAGATCACGTTGCGCTCGGCGATTGCCAACGCCGAGCAAAAGGCCGATCAACTCAACGTGGCGATCGACG is a window of Acidobacteriota bacterium DNA encoding:
- the rplD gene encoding 50S ribosomal protein L4 yields the protein MREKKQKVTHYESCITMGSDMPVVKVKNLKSEEVGEVELSDEVFGAPLNKALIYSAVKCYMANQRAGTSATKTRGDVRGSGKKLWKQKGTGRARVASLRSPLWKGGGNVHGPQPRDWSYSIPKKMRRGAIRSVLSERLREGGLVIVDNFELESHKTKDLTATLETLGLNKRTLVVDSLSNGKLVLSSRNLREITLVAASNVNIYDLLTHEHVALTREAATQLEKQLGNR
- the rplB gene encoding 50S ribosomal protein L2, translating into MGIKKLRPTSAATRFQTYLTRDEITTDKPYEPLLEPKKRISGRNNDGHITVRRRGGGAKRLYRIIDFKRDKKGIPAKVATIEYDPNRSALIALLNYLDGEKRYIIAPVGLKVGQTIVSGPEADIISGNALPLKAIPLGTTIHNVELRPGKGAQMVRAAGGAAQLVAKEGDWAQLRLPSGEIRRVHIDCYATIGQIGNIEHSNVSLGKAGRNRWLGRRPKVRGVAMNPVDHPHGGGEGKTSGGRNPVTPWGQPTRGYKTRNNKRTDKFIVRRGKK
- the rpsS gene encoding 30S ribosomal protein S19 yields the protein MARSIKKGPFLDEHLMKTITRMNQTNEKRVQKTWSRRSTIVPEMVGHTIAVHNGKKFIPVYIQENMVGHKLGEFAPTRQFKGHPEKSDKTVKKAPGGK
- the rplV gene encoding 50S ribosomal protein L22, with the protein product MKARAVAKYIKGSPQKARLVIDLIRGRGVNEALAMLKTSNKRAAKPIEITLRSAIANAEQKADQLNVAIDVDRLKISNATVDLGPTKYRRRVRPAPMGRAYRERRWQNHITIEVESEKEQ
- the rplC gene encoding 50S ribosomal protein L3, translating into MVNGIIGKKLGMTQLFSEDGSVTPVTVIKAGPCIVVQKKTVNTDGYDAVQLGLVEEKPPRRINKPTEGHFKRAGVPPTRVLREVRVEASDDATSVGDKILVDIFNANDVVEVVGKSKGKGFAGVVKRHGFAGGVATHGSMFHRAPGGIGASAYPSRVIKGTKMPGHMGDARITVKNLRVAKVDTENNLLMIRGAVPGPNGSYVLIKKAQL
- the rplW gene encoding 50S ribosomal protein L23, with amino-acid sequence MMKSIWDVIKGPVITEKALTMKDEPESMGRTGNARQMLTLKVHRNATKPEIKRAVEKILGVKVDHVRVANYHGKMKRIPTRREMGRRSDWKKAFVTLKAGEKPIMYEDAI